The following proteins are encoded in a genomic region of Diadema setosum chromosome 10, eeDiaSeto1, whole genome shotgun sequence:
- the LOC140234330 gene encoding ras-related protein Rab-8-like, whose amino-acid sequence MGMSEKGALNRETSGPSYKILLIGGSSVGKTCLLRRYVEGDFPTNSKATLGLDFKIRTMVLDREEMRLQLWDTSGQERFRSMTQAYYRGAAGVVLVYDVTAEDSFSTLSDWLGDVGMYAPENVKVILVGNKCDVEEERSVSRQAGEEFAKEHGLKHFEASAVTNQNVVEAFEYLARLLMEQEKERLKNAETVETVEIQRMNGNVPTEEKKKSSCPC is encoded by the exons ATGGGAATGAGTGAGAAGGGTGCCCTCAACCGGGAGACGTCCGGCCCATCCTACAAGATTCTGCTGATCGGGGGAAGCAGTGTCGGCAAGACATGTCTGTTGAGGCGATACGTGGAGGGAGACTTCCCAACAAACAGCAAGGCAACGCTAG GACTCGATTTTAAGATCCGAACCATGGTGCTAGATAGAGAAGAAATGCGGTTACAACTATGGGATACCTCCGGTCAGGAGCGGTTCCGGTCCATGACCCAGGCCTATTACCGCGGTGCAGCTGGCGTAGTGCTCGTCTATGACGTCACAGCGGAAGATTCGTTCAGCACACTCTCCGATTGGCTAGGAGATGTTGGCATG TACGCCCCTGAAAACGTCAAAGTGATTCTGGTTGGAAACAAGTGTGATGTGGAAGAGGAGCGCTCCGTCAGCCGACAGGCCGGGGAAGAG tttGCAAAGGAGCACGGGTTAAAGCACTTCGAAGCCAGTGCAGTCACCAACCAAAACGTGGTAGAGGCCTTCGAGTACCTAGCCAGACTACTCATGGAGCAAGAAAAAGAG AGATTGAAAAATGCCGAGACGGTGGAGACGGTGGAGATTCAGAGAATGAATGGGAATGTTCCAacggaagagaaaaagaagtcaAGCTGCCCATGCTGA